From one Peredibacter starrii genomic stretch:
- a CDS encoding PEP/pyruvate-binding domain-containing protein, translating into MKINYLSDANLSESDLHKMGGKAQSLARLAHQFPVPPGFVLFQEANELDEAIQKIGGFPVAVRSSGSLEDMANASFAGLYETFLFIQNPIELKDAIKKCFDSRHSHRVKDYLETKKIEWNPESLSMSVLVQKMVDAKIAGVLFTLNPTNGREEEIYLEFCEGVGERLVSGHVTPSRVTYNWQTDEVLNVAINDEKTTIDKKHLKELIDLSLRIQAFYGRPQDIEWAVGKDDKVYILQSRPVTTLNPREDKPELTNADLKDGGISARVCSPLMFSAYREALKISMGDYFKRISLIPNDEKVQWLHYHYGRVYWNAEAVKEGLKKLPDFNEEDFDRDLGIQKDYGESGPHKTSTTVASVVAAIPVLIGLNREFRDCENMIAQFRVRFETQDEELKHDLPQLKKMNTAVFNKWFLDVILFQNETEKNYFRTIYNNSNFQTEFKSYLKKLPEYQEGDEIDLMTELHGVSHLDVQGGLGKLSKIADFYGYDSRSYYAARQEFLKYHYHHGPAELDLMVPRWGENKEWVDELVKSYVFVPTHGESKFRATFDRIADQMNLIRRRKFYGMTERSREFLRVREEMRSYSTRAYYLLRQGLLEFAKRNGVSEFDIFMWDLVEVKRFLLGLAGAPDIRLRTLYYQGYRAFTPPNEFGGSIKAMKSSANGLKGLGCSPGEIVGRARVIMDIHKTNELTKEDILITAFTDPGWTPVLARVGGVVTEVGGLLSHAAVIGREYGIPAILNLIDATKLIQDGDLIKINGKTGIVEVLEKGAKS; encoded by the coding sequence ATGAAAATAAACTACCTGAGCGACGCTAATTTATCGGAATCTGACCTACATAAAATGGGTGGAAAGGCCCAAAGCCTGGCCCGTTTGGCCCATCAGTTTCCGGTGCCGCCGGGTTTTGTATTATTCCAGGAAGCAAATGAGCTCGATGAGGCGATTCAAAAAATCGGCGGATTTCCGGTGGCGGTGAGATCGAGTGGATCGTTAGAAGATATGGCGAACGCGAGCTTCGCGGGCCTTTATGAAACTTTTCTCTTTATTCAAAATCCAATTGAACTGAAAGATGCGATCAAGAAGTGTTTTGATTCAAGACACTCTCATCGCGTGAAAGATTATCTCGAAACAAAAAAAATTGAATGGAATCCGGAATCACTCTCGATGAGTGTCCTGGTTCAAAAGATGGTGGACGCCAAGATCGCGGGAGTGCTGTTCACGCTTAATCCAACCAATGGTCGGGAAGAAGAAATTTATCTCGAGTTTTGTGAAGGAGTTGGTGAACGATTAGTTTCAGGTCACGTAACTCCATCACGTGTGACTTATAACTGGCAAACGGATGAAGTTTTGAATGTGGCGATCAATGATGAGAAGACCACTATTGATAAAAAACACCTAAAAGAACTGATTGATCTTTCTTTAAGAATTCAAGCTTTTTATGGAAGGCCCCAGGACATTGAGTGGGCGGTGGGGAAAGACGATAAGGTTTATATCCTGCAATCACGTCCCGTAACGACTTTAAATCCAAGAGAAGATAAACCGGAACTCACTAATGCTGATTTGAAAGACGGTGGTATTTCGGCCCGTGTTTGTTCGCCCCTAATGTTTTCTGCTTATCGAGAAGCTCTGAAGATTTCGATGGGGGATTATTTTAAACGCATCTCTCTTATTCCGAACGATGAAAAAGTTCAGTGGCTTCATTATCACTATGGTCGAGTCTACTGGAACGCAGAAGCGGTCAAGGAAGGCCTTAAGAAGCTTCCGGATTTTAATGAAGAAGATTTTGATCGTGATCTTGGAATTCAAAAAGATTACGGGGAAAGTGGTCCTCATAAAACCTCCACCACAGTGGCGTCAGTCGTGGCGGCCATTCCTGTTTTGATTGGTCTTAATCGCGAGTTTCGTGACTGTGAGAATATGATTGCACAGTTTCGGGTGCGCTTTGAAACTCAGGATGAAGAACTTAAGCACGATTTGCCCCAGCTTAAGAAAATGAACACCGCTGTTTTTAATAAATGGTTTCTGGATGTCATTTTATTTCAGAACGAAACGGAAAAGAATTATTTCCGTACCATCTACAATAATTCTAATTTTCAAACGGAATTTAAAAGCTACCTTAAAAAACTTCCTGAGTATCAGGAAGGAGATGAGATTGATCTTATGACTGAACTTCATGGGGTCTCTCACCTGGATGTACAGGGAGGCCTAGGGAAGTTAAGTAAGATCGCTGATTTTTATGGTTATGATTCGCGCTCATATTATGCTGCCCGACAGGAATTTTTGAAGTATCACTATCACCATGGCCCTGCGGAATTGGATCTCATGGTGCCTCGCTGGGGTGAGAACAAAGAGTGGGTGGATGAACTGGTAAAGAGTTATGTCTTTGTTCCCACTCATGGGGAGAGTAAATTTAGAGCGACCTTTGATCGCATCGCTGATCAAATGAATCTTATTCGACGTCGTAAATTTTATGGAATGACGGAAAGGTCCCGTGAGTTCTTACGTGTGAGAGAAGAGATGCGCTCGTATTCGACCCGTGCCTATTATCTTCTTCGTCAGGGACTGCTGGAATTTGCCAAACGAAATGGAGTCAGTGAATTCGATATTTTTATGTGGGACCTGGTGGAAGTGAAGCGCTTCCTTTTGGGTCTGGCGGGCGCGCCGGATATCAGGCTTCGCACACTTTACTATCAAGGTTACCGCGCCTTCACGCCACCGAATGAATTTGGTGGTTCAATTAAGGCGATGAAATCTTCGGCCAATGGATTAAAAGGTCTGGGGTGTAGCCCGGGCGAGATCGTAGGACGCGCACGTGTGATCATGGACATTCATAAAACCAATGAACTTACTAAAGAAGATATTCTCATCACTGCTTTCACCGATCCGGGATGGACGCCAGTGTTGGCACGAGTGGGTGGTGTAGTAACTGAAGTAGGGGGACTACTTTCACATGCGGCAGTCATTGGAAGAGAGTATGGAATTCCAGCGATTTTGAATTTAATTGATGCCACCAAACTTATTCAGGATGGTGACCTCATTAAAATAAATGGGAAAACAGGAATTGTAGAAGTTTTAGAAAAAGGCGCGAAGAGCTAG
- a CDS encoding ABC transporter permease yields MAFLIKFAYRNLWRAPKRTAIMLLSLALGSAFIIWDLNFANSGSKEVMKEFLAQYAGQYHITNTDYYDKENKKEFDNYKTMSDDLVQDKSLFEKSTRRVTAPVFVSGEKKTLGVLLTGLEVERENKLSTIYRAVTVGKFLNPTGEKEIILGKKLAQRINVKIGDEVAVIGQGLDGSVANDLMIVTGLLDFGGGDLEESLAFTQIKSAQQLLSMDPSRYHQRVSFDMENDTLPTIPGLAVTNWDDILPEIGVSVRFIDNFTWLVSFIIVIVISLGLSNTLMITFFEREQEFQSLNIIGAKTSWVTIALMIEVFMMATAAVIVGAILGHIATTYCYYNPVNIQLFTGGKPIIMGGMIIQPLVRLYPVFQYYWQVPLMIYFFLSMTMIYPLIRVIRRSKNAI; encoded by the coding sequence GTGGCCTTTCTAATTAAATTTGCTTACCGAAACCTATGGCGTGCTCCAAAGCGTACTGCCATTATGCTTTTGTCCCTCGCACTTGGTTCAGCCTTTATCATCTGGGACCTGAACTTCGCGAACTCTGGCTCAAAAGAAGTGATGAAAGAGTTTCTCGCCCAATATGCGGGCCAGTATCACATCACGAACACCGACTATTACGATAAAGAAAACAAAAAAGAGTTTGATAACTACAAGACCATGAGTGATGACCTAGTTCAGGACAAGTCCCTGTTTGAAAAGTCCACTCGCAGAGTCACTGCCCCTGTTTTTGTTTCTGGCGAAAAGAAGACCTTGGGTGTCTTACTTACCGGTCTTGAAGTAGAAAGAGAGAATAAACTCTCCACTATCTACCGAGCCGTCACAGTCGGAAAATTCCTGAATCCAACCGGTGAAAAAGAAATTATTTTAGGTAAAAAACTTGCTCAGAGAATCAACGTTAAAATCGGTGATGAAGTCGCCGTCATTGGACAAGGCCTTGATGGTTCGGTCGCAAATGATCTCATGATCGTTACCGGACTTCTGGATTTCGGTGGTGGTGATCTAGAAGAGTCTCTCGCCTTTACCCAGATCAAATCGGCCCAACAACTTCTTAGCATGGATCCCTCTCGCTATCATCAGCGCGTGAGCTTCGACATGGAGAATGATACCCTGCCGACGATTCCAGGACTCGCCGTCACAAATTGGGACGATATCCTGCCTGAAATCGGGGTCTCGGTTCGCTTCATCGATAACTTCACCTGGTTAGTTTCTTTCATCATCGTGATTGTGATTAGTCTTGGTCTCTCGAACACTTTGATGATTACTTTTTTTGAGCGTGAACAAGAATTCCAGAGTCTCAATATCATAGGCGCCAAAACCAGTTGGGTGACCATCGCTCTTATGATTGAAGTCTTTATGATGGCAACTGCCGCAGTTATTGTGGGCGCCATTCTGGGCCATATCGCCACCACTTACTGTTATTACAATCCAGTTAACATTCAGCTTTTCACGGGTGGTAAGCCCATCATTATGGGCGGCATGATTATTCAGCCTCTCGTACGTCTCTACCCTGTCTTTCAATATTATTGGCAAGTGCCACTGATGATTTATTTTTTCCTTAGCATGACCATGATCTATCCGCTTATTCGGGTGATCCGCAGGAGCAAAAATGCAATTTGA
- a CDS encoding ABC transporter ATP-binding protein, translating into MQFELINVEKVYQASEENKVYGARNVNLSIPEGEFMALVGPSGSGKTTILNLIAGLILPTGGVLKHGGNDITSMSLEERTQHRLDYMGFIFQDYQLLPILTAAENIEFPLQLKGFSKAEISDRVNWALKQVGLEKMGNRFPKQLSGGQQQRVSIARAIAGKPQLILADEPTANLDSKTAQEIIDLFKKLNQDFKLTFVFSTHDQRLIDQIRTVQYIKDGQITETRKNNV; encoded by the coding sequence ATGCAATTTGAACTTATTAACGTCGAGAAGGTTTATCAGGCCTCTGAAGAAAATAAAGTCTACGGAGCGAGAAACGTCAATCTCAGCATTCCGGAAGGCGAATTCATGGCACTGGTTGGACCTTCGGGTTCAGGTAAAACCACCATTCTGAATTTGATTGCCGGTCTTATCCTTCCAACTGGTGGCGTGCTCAAGCATGGTGGTAATGACATTACTTCAATGTCTCTTGAAGAAAGAACTCAGCACCGTCTGGATTATATGGGATTCATTTTCCAGGACTACCAACTCCTCCCTATTCTGACTGCGGCGGAAAATATCGAGTTCCCTCTTCAGCTTAAGGGCTTCAGCAAAGCAGAGATTTCTGATCGCGTGAATTGGGCCCTAAAACAAGTGGGTCTTGAGAAAATGGGTAACCGCTTTCCAAAACAACTCTCTGGTGGTCAACAACAGCGTGTTTCGATTGCTCGCGCCATTGCCGGAAAACCACAATTGATTCTGGCAGATGAACCAACCGCGAACCTTGATTCAAAAACCGCCCAAGAGATCATTGATCTCTTTAAAAAATTGAATCAAGACTTCAAGCTGACTTTTGTTTTCTCAACTCACGATCAGCGCCTTATCGATCAAATTAGAACAGTTCAATATATTAAAGACGGTCAAATTACTGAGACAAGGAAGAACAATGTTTAA
- the rsfS gene encoding ribosome silencing factor translates to MAINEYVQNEVNKVITNAEYAFPLNHAMASAWILANFKGDNLKIFDMRKTSALCDYSIMATAQNATQARAMLDEVSANLKAQGAHIVSYEGYEGADWILLDTGDIMVHVFNGPARDVYDLDMVYAKNPQVKIPEEFYFGKPTSVSSEKPDLKGYF, encoded by the coding sequence ATGGCAATAAACGAATACGTCCAGAATGAAGTAAATAAAGTTATCACAAACGCTGAATACGCGTTTCCGCTTAACCACGCTATGGCGTCGGCCTGGATTCTTGCGAACTTCAAAGGTGATAATCTTAAAATTTTCGATATGAGAAAAACGTCTGCACTTTGCGACTACTCGATCATGGCAACTGCTCAGAACGCGACTCAAGCTCGTGCAATGCTGGATGAAGTATCTGCAAACCTTAAAGCACAAGGTGCTCATATCGTTTCTTACGAAGGTTATGAAGGCGCTGATTGGATCCTTCTTGATACAGGTGACATCATGGTTCACGTGTTCAATGGCCCAGCTCGTGACGTTTACGATCTAGATATGGTTTATGCAAAAAACCCTCAGGTAAAAATCCCTGAAGAATTCTACTTCGGTAAACCGACAAGCGTTTCTTCTGAGAAACCAGATCTTAAAGGTTACTTCTAG
- a CDS encoding outer membrane lipoprotein-sorting protein, with product MFKHLFRKDIVLCVALGANVNNADEWLKYADKEMRGDRSHAEMTMTIKTPNWTRTLEIESDVEGKKQALSTIKSPAKEKGIRTLRIENNMWNYFPKLKRKVAVSSSMLLASWMGSDFTNDDILKASSMSEDYNHKFMTDKKINGEDLKVIENTAKSNSKVMWPKILTYSSKKDCLPRIQEYYDKENKLRRTLLLSNPQTFDGHKVLTHWEMSPEDDKTKQTIIDYKNLKFNVTFKPNHFSQKNLTDN from the coding sequence ATGTTTAAGCATTTATTTCGTAAAGATATCGTTCTATGTGTGGCCCTTGGAGCTAACGTCAACAACGCTGACGAATGGCTAAAATATGCAGATAAAGAAATGCGCGGCGATCGCTCTCATGCTGAAATGACCATGACCATTAAAACTCCGAACTGGACCAGAACTCTGGAAATCGAGTCTGACGTTGAAGGAAAGAAACAGGCCCTTTCAACCATTAAGTCACCGGCGAAAGAGAAAGGCATCAGAACTCTTCGTATTGAAAACAATATGTGGAACTACTTCCCAAAGCTCAAGCGTAAGGTGGCAGTTTCTTCATCAATGCTTCTAGCTAGCTGGATGGGTTCAGATTTCACGAACGATGATATTTTGAAGGCCTCTTCAATGTCCGAAGACTATAACCACAAGTTCATGACAGACAAAAAGATCAATGGCGAAGACCTTAAGGTGATTGAGAATACCGCCAAATCAAATTCAAAAGTCATGTGGCCAAAAATTCTGACCTACTCTTCAAAGAAAGATTGTCTTCCTCGCATTCAGGAATATTACGACAAAGAGAACAAACTTCGCCGAACACTTCTTTTGAGCAACCCTCAAACTTTCGATGGCCATAAAGTACTTACACACTGGGAAATGAGTCCCGAAGATGATAAGACTAAGCAAACCATTATTGATTATAAGAACTTAAAGTTTAATGTGACCTTTAAGCCGAATCACTTTTCTCAAAAGAACTTAACGGACAACTAA
- a CDS encoding UbiA family prenyltransferase produces the protein MIKRIGIYLNEMFPLSAIIGSIFTAVAVQLIYLRLYELRPTSILFLIVPGIVLTCISLLIRIMDEFKDYQDDLTNFPNRPLPSGRVEKKDLVSLGVFCVMAVIFLSMSSMKLLIWAFITLGFTFLMLKWFFIEERMRKSLPLAFISHHPIVLFNFIYLMIACMQMNPSVNLDKAFYILPLCLIFTNWEVVRKIRAPEQETGYTTYSKIFGPRPAVLIALILQLIFNATVLTIFTRLDSPLWLIGSYSLIQFGFMLPSISFLVNLKLPKPLKPYAEGQILTVVAFLLVAALL, from the coding sequence ATGATTAAACGAATAGGTATTTATCTGAATGAGATGTTTCCGCTATCGGCCATCATTGGTTCGATTTTCACTGCGGTGGCGGTGCAATTAATTTATCTTCGTTTATATGAATTAAGACCTACTTCGATTCTTTTTCTTATTGTTCCTGGCATTGTTCTGACTTGTATCTCGCTTTTAATTCGTATCATGGATGAGTTTAAAGATTATCAGGATGATTTAACCAATTTTCCGAATCGCCCTCTGCCTTCGGGAAGAGTAGAGAAAAAAGACCTCGTTTCCCTTGGCGTTTTTTGTGTCATGGCCGTGATATTTCTAAGCATGTCCTCGATGAAGCTCTTAATTTGGGCCTTCATTACCCTTGGATTTACATTCCTCATGCTAAAGTGGTTTTTTATTGAAGAACGTATGAGAAAAAGTCTTCCGCTTGCTTTCATCAGTCATCACCCGATTGTATTGTTTAATTTTATCTATCTCATGATTGCCTGCATGCAGATGAACCCATCTGTGAATCTGGATAAGGCATTTTATATTCTGCCTCTTTGTCTCATTTTTACAAACTGGGAAGTGGTTCGAAAAATTCGCGCTCCTGAGCAGGAAACTGGATATACCACTTATTCTAAAATTTTCGGGCCACGTCCGGCAGTTTTGATTGCACTGATTCTCCAGCTGATCTTTAATGCAACTGTTCTCACGATCTTTACCAGACTTGATTCACCGCTGTGGCTAATCGGTTCTTATTCTTTGATTCAGTTTGGTTTCATGCTGCCTTCCATTTCGTTTCTCGTAAATTTGAAATTACCAAAACCACTTAAACCTTATGCGGAAGGGCAGATCCTCACTGTAGTAGCATTTCTTTTAGTCGCAGCACTTCTATGA
- a CDS encoding CDP-archaeol synthase codes for MSSSLPSHEFVRVILLSVPLIVGGILHMIAVKADILSYLKKPIHQRWFGLNKTWRGFFIMPLATWPGVILAQKLETLFDLNAPLLTTEPAWLLGLLLGLGYCLAELPNSFIKRRLGVKEGQTSDRFKWFFVVLDQADSAFGCMLAYRILLPISWTTIVLTIVFGTVIHLVINVSLYKAGIRKNPF; via the coding sequence ATGAGTTCAAGTTTACCTTCTCACGAATTTGTTCGTGTAATTTTACTGTCGGTTCCACTTATCGTAGGGGGAATCCTTCACATGATTGCAGTAAAAGCGGATATCTTATCTTACTTGAAGAAGCCCATTCATCAAAGATGGTTCGGCCTAAACAAAACATGGCGCGGATTTTTCATAATGCCCTTGGCCACTTGGCCAGGAGTGATACTTGCTCAAAAACTTGAAACTTTATTCGACTTAAATGCACCACTACTTACGACAGAGCCAGCTTGGCTCTTGGGCCTTCTCTTAGGGCTGGGATATTGTCTGGCCGAACTTCCCAATTCTTTTATCAAGCGTCGACTCGGAGTGAAAGAGGGTCAGACCTCTGATCGCTTCAAATGGTTTTTTGTTGTTCTCGATCAGGCAGATTCTGCCTTCGGATGCATGTTGGCGTACCGGATACTTTTGCCGATTTCGTGGACCACAATTGTGCTTACCATTGTATTTGGAACCGTTATTCATTTAGTGATCAATGTATCTTTATACAAAGCCGGCATTCGAAAGAATCCATTTTAG
- the obgE gene encoding GTPase ObgE, translating to MKFIDEVDIEVISGEGGKGFVGYRREKYVPLGGPDGGDGGDGGNVYFEGDEGLNTLLHFRGLKTFKAQPGENGAGSNMQGATGEDMILKVPVGTLIYHKETGDLLFDVTEHGQRYKAAEGGRGGKGNAHFKSSTNQTPRFAQNGEAGTAIPVHLELKLLADIALIGLPNAGKSTLISAISAARPKIADYPFTTLEPNLGVVELGEKTLVVTDIPGLIEGAAEGKGLGIKFLKHIERTSALVHLIDCSMFLEEYEAIESYMIVREELEKYNPELLTKKEIVCLTKIDAMTEEEIEKFRSHMEEQLDRKVLPISGVSGRNIELLKQLMLRTKEVIEEEKKKEASHGNKRIRPE from the coding sequence ATGAAGTTTATTGATGAAGTTGATATCGAAGTAATTTCTGGCGAAGGCGGCAAAGGCTTCGTTGGATATCGCAGAGAAAAATATGTTCCTTTGGGCGGCCCAGATGGCGGTGACGGCGGAGACGGCGGCAACGTTTACTTTGAAGGCGACGAAGGACTGAATACACTCCTCCACTTCCGTGGTCTTAAAACATTCAAAGCACAACCAGGTGAAAATGGCGCCGGCTCTAACATGCAAGGAGCGACAGGCGAAGATATGATTCTTAAAGTTCCAGTGGGAACTCTTATTTATCATAAAGAAACTGGCGATCTTTTGTTTGATGTAACTGAACACGGACAACGTTATAAAGCGGCCGAAGGTGGTCGTGGTGGTAAAGGGAATGCTCACTTTAAGTCTTCCACAAACCAGACTCCACGTTTTGCTCAAAACGGTGAAGCAGGAACTGCAATTCCAGTTCATCTAGAACTAAAACTACTAGCTGATATCGCTCTTATTGGTCTTCCAAACGCTGGAAAATCTACTCTGATCAGTGCCATCAGTGCGGCACGACCTAAGATTGCAGACTACCCTTTCACAACTCTTGAGCCAAATCTTGGTGTGGTTGAGCTGGGTGAGAAAACTCTGGTTGTTACAGACATTCCAGGACTCATCGAAGGTGCAGCTGAAGGTAAAGGTCTGGGGATTAAATTCCTCAAGCACATCGAACGTACTTCAGCGCTTGTTCATTTGATTGATTGCTCAATGTTCTTGGAAGAATACGAGGCGATTGAGTCTTATATGATCGTTCGCGAAGAGCTGGAAAAATATAACCCAGAGCTATTAACGAAAAAAGAAATCGTCTGTCTGACTAAGATCGACGCGATGACCGAGGAAGAAATTGAGAAATTCCGGTCACATATGGAAGAACAATTGGACCGTAAAGTGCTCCCAATTTCAGGGGTTTCTGGACGTAACATTGAACTTTTGAAGCAACTCATGCTAAGAACCAAAGAAGTAATCGAAGAAGAGAAGAAAAAAGAGGCATCTCATGGCAATAAACGAATACGTCCAGAATGA
- the rplU gene encoding 50S ribosomal protein L21, with protein sequence MYTVVEIKGHQYKLAAGDLIDVERIEAEVGATVTFDKVLLVGGSKTIVGAPVVGGAKVTATVVKQGRTRKILVLKRKPGGRRVKNGHRQCFTGLRITEINDGQGGVAKAEAKAKK encoded by the coding sequence ATGTATACGGTTGTGGAAATCAAAGGACACCAGTACAAGCTAGCAGCTGGTGATCTTATCGACGTTGAAAGAATTGAAGCTGAAGTTGGTGCTACAGTTACTTTCGACAAAGTTCTTCTTGTTGGTGGTTCAAAAACTATCGTTGGTGCTCCAGTTGTTGGCGGCGCTAAAGTAACAGCTACTGTTGTTAAACAAGGTCGTACTCGTAAAATTCTAGTTCTTAAGCGTAAGCCAGGCGGCCGTCGTGTTAAGAATGGTCACCGTCAGTGTTTCACTGGTCTTCGTATTACTGAGATCAATGATGGCCAAGGCGGAGTTGCTAAAGCTGAAGCTAAAGCAAAGAAGTAA
- a CDS encoding ABC transporter permease yields the protein MLNTENRYLFKFAWKSIRRNAGRSFFIGFSVSLAVVIAVWVIAFFDGLNSQIEKAVVNTNTGFFQVQDPVYAATTDSSSPREFTPTLAQTLSKEPVSAASPELVLDGNISTPEGATGLLVIGIDPEIHKQLMPIYEKITSGTFLTQDDEYGVVIGQELATLFKFNVGDQMVLNYQDKVGELRSELITIRGIYHYNSKGFEKRFVYINQKTWQNLFLNEYTGKTLFNRVTILTPDLKYEPIVHDRIQGTDLKLKSWKQLNPEMAVVLEFHDGMIKFFFLIIALTITMTIMTPVRMLWQERFKELKMMSIIGVSASKFWKIGIYEVILMILLSSVFSIFMLTAIIGTQTRNGVDFRYLNDGVAIERAGIKLPGIIFPKLTPEQLLITFLFVIFVLSISYLWSIYRTLTKLEAEI from the coding sequence ATGCTGAACACTGAAAACCGCTACCTTTTCAAATTTGCCTGGAAGAGTATTCGCAGAAATGCGGGTCGAAGTTTTTTTATCGGCTTCTCAGTTTCACTGGCCGTTGTTATCGCTGTATGGGTCATCGCTTTCTTTGATGGGTTAAATTCACAAATTGAAAAAGCGGTTGTTAATACCAATACAGGTTTCTTCCAGGTACAAGATCCGGTCTATGCGGCCACGACAGACTCATCCTCTCCTCGAGAATTCACCCCGACCTTGGCACAAACTTTAAGTAAAGAACCGGTAAGTGCCGCATCTCCAGAACTCGTACTAGACGGAAATATTTCAACTCCTGAAGGAGCAACTGGTCTTTTAGTTATTGGGATCGATCCAGAAATTCATAAACAGCTCATGCCTATTTATGAAAAAATCACCTCAGGAACATTTCTTACTCAAGATGATGAGTACGGAGTCGTCATTGGACAAGAACTAGCGACTCTCTTCAAATTCAATGTTGGGGATCAGATGGTTCTTAACTACCAGGACAAGGTCGGAGAACTTCGCTCAGAGCTCATTACAATTCGAGGCATCTACCACTACAACAGTAAAGGTTTTGAAAAACGCTTTGTTTATATTAATCAAAAGACTTGGCAGAATCTTTTCCTGAACGAGTACACCGGAAAGACCCTCTTTAATCGAGTGACCATCCTGACTCCTGATCTAAAATACGAACCTATTGTGCATGATCGAATCCAGGGCACAGACTTAAAGTTAAAAAGTTGGAAACAACTGAATCCCGAAATGGCCGTGGTTTTAGAGTTCCACGATGGTATGATTAAATTCTTTTTCCTGATCATTGCATTGACCATTACGATGACAATTATGACTCCGGTCAGAATGCTCTGGCAGGAACGTTTTAAAGAATTGAAAATGATGAGTATCATCGGAGTATCTGCCAGTAAGTTCTGGAAGATCGGTATCTATGAAGTCATCCTGATGATTCTTTTATCCAGCGTCTTCTCCATCTTCATGCTGACTGCCATCATTGGAACCCAGACCCGAAACGGAGTAGACTTCCGCTATCTAAACGACGGGGTTGCCATAGAAAGGGCCGGGATTAAACTCCCAGGGATCATCTTCCCTAAACTCACACCTGAGCAGCTTCTCATTACTTTCTTATTCGTGATTTTTGTCCTGAGTATCAGCTATCTCTGGTCCATCTATCGCACACTCACAAAGCTTGAGGCAGAAATATGA
- a CDS encoding 23S rRNA (pseudouridine(1915)-N(3))-methyltransferase RlmH, protein MARQIHLIVVGKLKDPHLEAVENDYLKRINNPELVIHEVKASAENKEAEAEAILKKVRDLSQGGGTHMIAMTEWGKRSTSVNFAEWTRQLIERPAKIFFIIAGAEGFSEEILKNCQERISLSELTFPHKLARILLVEQLYRAQTIRSGHPYHN, encoded by the coding sequence ATGGCCCGCCAGATTCACCTAATCGTGGTGGGCAAACTTAAAGACCCACATCTTGAGGCCGTAGAAAACGATTACCTCAAGCGCATCAACAATCCCGAATTAGTCATTCATGAAGTTAAAGCTTCGGCCGAAAATAAAGAGGCCGAAGCGGAAGCTATTTTGAAGAAGGTCAGAGACCTTTCTCAAGGTGGTGGGACCCATATGATAGCTATGACTGAATGGGGTAAACGCAGCACATCAGTTAACTTTGCAGAGTGGACTCGCCAATTGATTGAGCGCCCTGCAAAAATTTTCTTCATCATTGCTGGAGCAGAAGGATTCTCGGAAGAGATTTTAAAGAATTGCCAAGAGCGCATCTCCCTTTCAGAGCTGACATTTCCTCATAAGTTGGCGAGAATTCTATTGGTAGAACAACTCTACCGTGCCCAGACCATCAGATCGGGACACCCTTACCACAACTAG
- the rpmA gene encoding 50S ribosomal protein L27, which translates to MAHKKSGGSTANGRDSNPKMRGVKKFGGELVDTGMIIVRQKGTKFHPGTNVKMGRDFTIYAMVPGKVKFGYYNKTTKIVSIIPA; encoded by the coding sequence ATGGCACATAAGAAATCGGGTGGTAGTACAGCGAACGGCCGTGACTCTAACCCAAAAATGCGTGGTGTAAAAAAATTCGGTGGTGAGCTTGTTGATACAGGTATGATCATCGTTCGTCAGAAAGGAACTAAGTTCCACCCTGGTACAAACGTTAAGATGGGTCGTGACTTCACGATCTATGCTATGGTTCCAGGAAAAGTTAAGTTCGGTTACTACAATAAAACGACAAAAATCGTTTCTATTATCCCAGCTTAA